In Rhododendron vialii isolate Sample 1 chromosome 9a, ASM3025357v1, the following are encoded in one genomic region:
- the LOC131301601 gene encoding uncharacterized protein LOC131301601 has product MDKKEKKNDKKKGLSPVKQKKNDNKEKDKKKNIQEEEVEDEDEEKEEEEEEQVHKPTKKEANQKSRCSPKTRGKQQKQQRQVAKRTAVKTQKKKGKKKVKKEVKEEVKPKPKQIQYRSSFQSFVKLLKDIKFTTLQKEKIRKTPFANLIFALVDESLTEAYLRKSDLHALSLIRRYEGSGGRFNLGTKSVKITAQEFALVFGIPYGPNRIKPTTKPRMPETRFANEICVRGGRIMTNSSLKEYFQKAVKKKDEESANDVARVLTLYFISTVFLPSTASRVSWNLIEFIEDLDRISSYDWATFFTDELIRQLNDNMETPASTGGCISGLLYWFCEHVKLVSQGDPTNFPRFVKWRLTDLSVGLANNPLDVLDPLIVNDSKLEATELEKEMLGFVEVPEDDHVKPEDGDDPDHDDANTELQKENEILREKIKRLTEENEQKDATIAQLQKRISELQDETYEETVAELNFEVETAHVERDFFVKEVEHKEVEICSVLVENDIIVEKLERAEGTIDDIETHIITQQFKTSESVEEEEEEEEKEEECGPEHQMVPDEEVGRTTIEAFTGVLAENSPKPTKKKRKQVDPSSLVQNVKNETRIEKREDGFVYEDLKKVKKNKQEEMDDVIPKWKVEKTKLGKWLEEEDKALLNLFYDLNQGQVNEEVWTDNETTYTITFKSIIKLLDELDMGNEVIDGYTSMLKREQEVKQLMQGNSVFFTSTCWTLITMANQSPKKFLIDSKLEQLYNELHDRSLDYFRYLVFPMNSSGNKTNKNSPYHWTLLVYDMQEQEWKHYNSLKPRKKEKSGDPYLKDAAIVKDAVEKFMKQLEERRSSQPQFNLLTPIESIFKDGAQLRTVQEAPQQNIASVDCGPVVCYVIKKIAELEEIPQKIEKEDVSAFRVHLVHKILHDEPRSWTKETWQDKKLAHDFTSDQ; this is encoded by the exons ATGgacaagaaagagaagaagaatgacAAGAAAAAGGGACTTAGCCCTGTTAAACAGAAGAAAAACGACAATAaagagaaggacaaaaagaagaatatacaagaagaagaagtagaggaTGAGGAcgaggaaaaggaagaagaagaagaagaacaagttcACAAGCCAACGAAAAAGGAAGCCAATCAAAAATCTAG GTGTAGTCCAAAGACGCGCGGTAAGCAACAGAAGCAACAGAGGCAAGTGGCAAAAAGGACAGCAGTGAAGAcgcaaaagaaaaaggggaagaaaaaggtCAAGAAAGAGGTCAAGGAAGAGGTTAAACCTAAGCCTAAACAAATTCAGTACAG GTcgagttttcaaagttttgtgAAACTCTTGAAGGACATAAAGTTCACAACTCTCCAGAaagagaagataagaaaaacGCCATTTGCTAATCTTATATTTGCTCTGGTTGATGAGAGCTTGACTGAGGCGTACCTGAGGAAAAGCGACCTGCATGCTCTTTCACTGATAAGACGATATGAGGGATCGGGAGGGAGGTTCAACCTAGGAACTAAATCAGTCAAGATAACAGCACAAGAGTTTGCACTTGTATTCGGCATCCCGTATGGGCCCAACCGAATtaaaccaacaacaaaaccaaggATGCCAGAAACAAGGTTTGCTAATGAAATCTGTGTTCGAGGAGGTAGGATAATGACGAATTCAAGTCTGAAAGAATACTTCCAAAAAGCTGTGAAGAAAAAGGATGAAGAAAGTGCAAACGACGTAGCACGTGTGCTAACACTGTATTTTATCTCAACAGTGTTTCTCCCAAGCACAGCTTCAAGGGTGAGCTGGAATTTAATCGAGTTCATTGAAGACTTGGATAGGATCAGCTCCTATGACTGGGCAACATTCTTTACGGATGAGCTCATAAGGCAACTGAACGACAATATGGAAACACCGGCATCAACCGGGGGCTGCATATCAGGGCTTCTG TATTGGTTCTGTGAGCACGTGAAATTGGTAAGCCAAGGAGATCCAACAAACTTCCCGAGGTTCGTCAAGTGGAGGCTTACCGACCTTAGTGTTGGTTTGGCAAATAACCCGTTggatgttcttgatccgttAATCGTGAACGACTCAAAGTTGGAGGCAACGGAATTGGAGAAAGAGATGCTCGGATTTGTTGAGGTGCCGGAAGATGATCATGTGAAGCCAGAAGATGGTGATGACCCAGACCATGATGATGCAAATACAGagcttcaaaaagaaaatgaaatcctccgagaaaaaatcaaaag GTTGACGGAGGAGAATGAGCAAAAAGATGCTACAATTGCCCAGCTTCAGAAAAGAATTTCAGAGCTTCAAGACGAGACATATGAGGAAACAGTTGCTGAACTCAATTTTGAAGTGGAGACTGCTCATGTTGAGAGGgatttttttgtgaaagagGTTGAGCATAAGGAAGTTGAGATCTGCAGCGTGCTCGTAGAGAACGACATTATAGTTGAAAAGCTAGAAAGAGCAGAGGGAACCATTGACGACATAGAGACACATATTATTACCCAACAATTCAAG acAAGTGAAAgtgtggaagaagaagaagaagaagaagaaaaagaagaagaatgtggtCCTGAGCATCAAATGGTACCGGATGAAGAAGTGGGAAGGACAACTATTGAAGCTTTCACGGGTGTACTAGCTGAAAACAGTCCAAAACCAaccaagaaaaagaggaaacagGTGGACCCTTCATCTCTTGTACAGAACGTGAAAAATGAGACAAGAATAGAGAAGAGGGAGGATGGTTTCGTCTATGAAGACCTAAAGAAGGTAAAGAAGAATAAACAGGAGGAGATGGATGATGTGATACCaaaatggaaagttgaaaaaacaaaattgggtaAATGGctggaagaagaagacaaagcgTTGCTGAATCTGTTTTATGACCTAAACCAGGGGCAAGTGAA TGAAGAAGTCTGGACAGACAACGAAACAACTTATACCATAACTTTCAAATCAATAATAAAGCTTTTGGATGAACTAGACATGGGGAACGAGGTAATAGACGGGTACACATCAATGCTGAAAAGGGAGCAGGAAGTTAAACAACTGATGCAAGGAAACAGTGTGTTCTTCACATCCACCTGCTGG ACACTTATCACAATGGCAAACCAGTCCCCCAAAAAGTTTCTCATTGATAGCAAACTTGAACAACTCTACAACGAATTACATGACAGGAGCTTAGATTACTTTCGGTACCTTGTTTTCCCGATGAACTCTTCAGGAAATAAGACGAACAAAAACAGTCCATATCATTGGACTCTGCTTGTTTATGATATGCAAGAGCAGGAATGGAAGCATTATAATTCATTGAAACcaagaaagaaggagaaatCAGGCGACCCTTACCTTAAAGATGCTGCAATAGTG aaagatgcTGTTGAGAAATTCATGAAGCAATTGGAAGAAAGAAGGAGTAGTCAGCCACAATTCAACTTGCTAACTCCCATAGAGTCAATCTTTAAAGATGGTGCTCAACTAAGAACAGTGCAAGAAGCACCACAACAGAATATTGCTTC GGTTGATTGTGGACCTGTTGTTTGTTATGTCATCAAAAAGATTGCAGAGCTTGAAGAAATACCAcaaaagattgaaaaagaagatgTTTCAGCTTTTAGAGTGCATTTGGTCCACAAGATTTTACATGATGAGCCAAGATCATGGACGAAAGAAACGTGGCAAGACAAAAAACTAGCTCACGATTTTACTTCTGATCAGTAG
- the LOC131300687 gene encoding uncharacterized protein LOC131300687, with protein MESSIVLLCKYGSKTLVVSVRRDFCFDDVVRSLVKKWPNLETSSFQLLYAVGGHDNCVLDNDADFVNMFALAGAYGVSCIDVVVEVLSSCADHNNRSIVVESVECRRSFEVGQSSTMHEVEEDPLERFCQHHETVRLSAGWAKLITHVGQEFRGGVKEFRDCLAMYAIEVGFVYKFLKNDKTRVTAECSKKHTESGCQWFIHATIERSNSFFCIREFEKNHSCVGVFASSKNPRMSSKLVAKQIREEVRTKTNNAPIEAVKFFEKYYGSKISYHHAWFGVEKAGDELYGDYALSFDLLRWYAEVAKEKNPGSVIDVEYCDKTNCFRRIFVAFDACIKGFNYCRPLLALDGTFLKGRYIGTLFGAIGKDGDQGLFPVAFGIADSETDENWLWFLRKLSTILSSRPITFITDRHSGLLKGIPEVFPNGYHAYCLQHLKCNLRDKFKGRLSNGFRDRVVELFSYCAYAPSISDYEEAFKELCNVGGPKAKDFVESLPLDKWANAYFEGRRYGDMCSNPAESFNKWILEARHLPILNAIDTIRVKLMEQMCDRRQQSWKWNGIVCPEMDKKLVTSFNKGRSWTVAKASEDVFEVFSLPTVVVDVQRRTCTCCRWQLNGFPCVHAVTAIQKVGLQVSNYIDPFYTVEAFRLSYDSMINPIPTLGAPEVTKENRVVLPPKTRRPRGRPKVQRIRSKGEKVRQIRCGRCGKLGNHNRKRCKEPIE; from the exons ATGGAATCTTCTATTGTTCTTCTGTGCAAATATGGTTCAAAAACTCTTGTCGTATCAGTTAGAAGAGATTTCTGCTTTGACGATGTTGTCCGTAGTCTGGTTAAGAAGTGGCCAAATTTGGAAACCTCTAGTTTTCAACTTTTGTATGCTGTAGGTGGACATGACAATTGCGTTCTAGATAATGATGCTGATTTTGTAAATATGTTCGCATTGGCTGGTGCGTATGGGGTTAGTTGCATTGATGTAGTTGTTGAAGTGCTTTCTTCTTGTGCTGATCATAATAATCGGAGTATTGTTGTTGAAAGTGTTGAATGTCGAAGAAGTTTTGAAGTTGGTCAAAGTAGTACTATGCATGAAGTAGAAGAAGATCCACTTGAGAGGTTTTGTCAGCACCACGAGACTGTCCGTCTTTCTGCTGGTTGGGCTAAGTTGATTACTCATGTTGGCCAAGAGTTTAGAGGCGGAGTAAAAGAATTTAGGGATTGTCTGGCAATGTATGCTATTGAAGTCGGATTTGTTTATAAGTTTTTGAAGAATGACAAGACTAGAGTAACGGCGGaatgttcaaaaaaacataCAGAATCTGGTTGTCAATGGTTTATTCATGCAACCATTGAGAGATCTAACAGTTTCTTTTGTATTAGGGAGTTTGAGAAGAATCACAGTTGTGTTGGTGTTTTTGCTAGTTCGAAGAATCCTCGGATGAGTTCAAAGTTGGTTGCTAAACAGATTAGGGAGGAAGTTCGAACTAAGACAAACAATGCACCAATAGAAGCagtgaaattttttgagaagtaTTATGGAAGTAAAATCAGTTATCACCATGCTTGGTTTGGGGTTGAGAAGGCAGGTGATGAGCTGTATGGAGATTATGCATTGTCTTTTGACCTACTAAGGTGGTATGCTGAGGTAGCGAAGGAGAAAAACCCAGGAAGTGTTATTGATGTTGAGTATTGTGACAAAACTAATTGTTTTAGAAGGATTTTTGTAGCATTTGATGCGTGTATCAAAGGCTTCAATTACTGCCGTCCTTTGTTAGCGCTTGATGGGACTTTTTTGAAGGGGAGGTACATTGGAACCCTTTTCGGAGCTATAGGAAAAGATGGCGATCAAG gaCTGTTTCCAGTGGCTTTTGGTATTGCTGATTCTGAAACTGACGAGAATtggctttggtttttgagaaagTTGTCAACAATTCTGTCATCTCGTCCAATAACATTCATAACAGATCGTCATTCTGGGCTTTTGAAAGGTATTCCAGAGGTTTTTCCCAATGGATATCATGCGTATTGTTTGCAGCATCTGAAGTGTAATTTGAGGGACAAGTTTAAGGGCAGATTGTCTAATGGTTTTAGGGACAGAGTAGTCGAGTTGTTTTCTTATTGTGCATATGCACCATCGATTTCTGATTATGAGGAAGCTTTTAAAGAACTGTGCAATGTTGGTGGTCCAAAAGCTAAGGATTTTGTTGAATCATTGCCACTTGACAAGTGGGcaaatgcatattttgaagGTAGAAGATATGGGGACATGTGTTCAAATCCAGCTGAGTCTTTCAACAAATGGATTTTGGAAGCCCGTCATTTGCCAATTTTGAATGCAATTGACACGATAAGGGTTAAACTGATGGAGCAAATGTGTGATAGGAGGCAACAGTCATGGAAGTGGAATGGCATTGTGTGTCCTGAAATGGATAAGAAGTTGGTCACAAGTTTCAACAAAGGTCGGTCGTGGACTGTGGCAAAGGCAAGTGAAGATGTTTTTGAAGTGTTCTCCCTTCCGACAGTTGTAGTTGATGTTCAGAGACGGACGTGCACATGTTGTCGATGGCAGTTGAACGGTTTTCCTTGTGTGCATGCAGTGACGGCTATTCAAAAGGTTGGCCTCCAAGTTTCAAACTACATAGATCCTTTTTACACCGTTGAAGCTTTCCGATTGTCATATGATAGTATGATAAATCCTATTCCCACTCTCGGAGCTCCAGAAGTGACAAAAGAGAACCGTGTAGTTCTTCCTCCTAAGACAAGAAGGCCGCGGGGTAGACCTAAGGTTCAAAGAATTCGATCAAAGGGGGAGAAGGTGAGACAAATAAGGTGTGGGAGGTGTGGAAAGTTGGGAAACCACAATAGGAAGAGATGTAAAGAGCCAATTGAGTGA
- the LOC131300688 gene encoding stearoyl-[acyl-carrier-protein] 9-desaturase, chloroplastic-like isoform X5, whose amino-acid sequence MALNLYPIALKYSHKYPSFALPPKPNLKSPNFLRASTLSSASTEVESLKKPFSPPREVHVQVTHSMPPEKIEIFKNMEGWVEENILVHLKPVEKCWQPQDFLPDPASDGFHDQVMELRERAKEIPDDYFVVLVGGMITEEALPTYQTMLNTGDGTRDETGASLTSWAVWTRAWTAEENRHGDLLSKYLYLCGRVDMRQIQKTLQYLIGSGMDPGTENSPYLGFIYASFQERATFISHGNTARHAKEYGDLKLAQICGTIASDEKRHETAYTKIVEKLFEIDPDATVLALADMMRKKITMPAHLMYDGRDDNLFDHFSSVAQRLGVYTAKDYADILEFLVGRWKVEDITGLSSEGRKAQDFVCGLPQRIRRLAPGRAKEARYVPFSWIFDKEVKI is encoded by the exons atggcTCTGAACCTCTATCCCATCGCCTTGAAATATTCCCACAAGTACCCTTCTTTTGCTCTTCCCCCGAAGCCAAATCTCAAATCTCCCAATTTTCTCAGGGCCTCCACCCTCAGCTCCGCCTCCAC AGAGGTTGAGAGTCTCAAGAAGCCTTTCAGCCCTCCTCGCGAGGTTCATGTTCAAGTAACACACTCAATGCCACCCGAAAAGATAGAGATCTTTAAGAACATGGAGGGTTGGGTCGAGGAGAACATCTTGGTTCATTTAAAGCCAGTGGAGAAATGTTGGCAACCACAGGATTTTCTTCCCGATCCCGCTTCCGATGGATTTCATGATCAAGTCATGGAATTAAGGGAAAGGGCAAAGGAGATTCCGGACGATTACTTCGTTGTTTTGGTTGGAGGCATGATCACAGAAGAAGCACTTCCTACTTACCAAACAATGCTAAATACCGGAGATGGTACTAGGGACGAAACGGGGGCGAGCCTCACTTCTTGGGCAGTGTGGACTAGGGCTTGGACTGCTGAAGAAAACAGGCATGGCGATCTTCTCAGTAAGTACCTCTACCTATGTGGACGAGTAGACATGAGGCAAATTCAGAAGACACTTCAGTATCTGATTGGGTCAGGAATG GATCCTGGAACCGAAAACAGTCCCTACCTCGGTTTCATCTACGCGTCGTTCCAAGAACGAGCAACATTTATCTCCCACGGGAACACAGCTCGGCATGCCAAAGAGTACGGGGACTTGAAGTTGGCTCAAATTTGCGGGACCATTGCCTCTGATGAGAAGCGCCACGAGACTGCTTATACCAAGATAGTCGAAAAGCTCTTTGAGATCGACCCGGATGCAACCGTGCTGGCTCTGGCCGACATGATGAGGAAGAAAATAACTATGCCGGCCCACTTGATGTACGATGGTCGCGATGACAATCTGTTTGACCATTTCTCGTCCGTGGCTCAGAGGCTTGGAGTCTACACCGCCAAGGACTACGCTGATATCTTAGAGTTTTTGGTTGGGAGGTGGAAGGTGGAGGACATAACTGGGCTTTCTTCGGAGGGACGAAAAGCCCAGGATTTTGTTTGCGGGTTGCCTCAAAGAATTAGGCGGCTGGCTCCAGGCAGGGCAAAAGAAGCACGGTATGTTCCGTTTAGCTGGATCTTCGATAAAGAAGTGAAGATCTAA